From Dermochelys coriacea isolate rDerCor1 chromosome 8, rDerCor1.pri.v4, whole genome shotgun sequence, the proteins below share one genomic window:
- the TMEM61 gene encoding transmembrane protein 61: MAASFRYGVTITGAILLVTGTLCFAWWSDGEVGPTSNNDAMAVPHGEAKVVPNSSSSNALLRSVSFFCCGIGGILLLFGLLWSVKANARGMSRHYQYHFSRDLHYFTVEPLDKRTCSAWDANAIPTYEEALNCRPAQSTLGYIPPHGAKEETTPPLYGDLDEDDTWPGCRRRSSSDSVLLRTMPSRRETESQGEPSATPPPSYEDISVRGV; this comes from the exons ATGGCTGCTTCTTTCCGCTATGGAGTGACCATCACTGGAGCTATCCTGCTGGTGACAGGAACGCTTTGTTTTGCCTGGTGGAGCGATGGAGAGGTGGGACCCACGTCTAATAACGATGCTATGGCTGTGCCTCATGGAGAAGCCAAAGTGGTGCCGAACTCCTCCTCCTCTAATGCACTGCTCAGGTCTGTCAGCTTCTTCTGCTGTGGCATCGGTggcatcctcctcctctttgggCTTCTGTGGTCGGTGAAAGCAAATGCTCGGGGGATGTCTCGACACTATCAGTACCACTTCTCTAGAGACCTACACTACTTCACTGTGGAACCTCTTGATAAAAGGACATGCAG TGCCTGGGATGCCAATGCTATCCCCACCTATGAAGAAGCCCTGAACTGCAGGCCTGCTCAAAGTACCCTAGGTTATATACCACCTCATGGCGCGAAGGAGGAGACTACACCCCCTCTGTATGGAGACTTAGATGAGGATGATACGTGGCCAGGTTGCCGCAGACGCAGCTCCTCAGACAGTGTGCTGCTCAGGACCATGCCATCCAGGAGGGAAACAGAGTCACAGGGTGAGCCCAGCGCGACACCACCGCCCAGCTACGAAGACATCAGTGTACGTGGTGTATGA